The following proteins come from a genomic window of Methylorubrum populi:
- a CDS encoding HNH endonuclease signature motif containing protein: MASNTKPEGKGKLSEVEAAIRLRMSPELLEHFTRYGAKAGIRRKLACETADGLRWYEEAELAAFDKFLREPWPVKEGKTRPHMPEKVRLEIKLEANCGCAICNHGANCEAAHIEPVSQTLSHHPAGLIWLCPNHHTDFDKGLYMPRDVDLATVRAVKQMLVNRRVRGWTIERNASLAVLQLVRQIEEIGGLLANAQFAAAHGAAVALAEQDIVALEETASRAATAKPTAGPVGRSYGKFAAKVASSAKGARTLPGARIPTFAAAVVEARDEFLRDASMTACPLCGGAGSWDGSDCPACGGEGYIGTAEARRIDVSAYQAVDCPVCDGLGQRNGSPCTACGGERRMQRRHAEAVDARDYQEVPCPVCAGVGRRQGEECPACGGERSMERHVADRIDPTAYDEVDCPLCHGSGRRDGLDCPVCQGDGRVEARHAERVDLSDYAEVPCRLCGGSGQVNGYDCPPCGGDGRMERQRADRYDWSQYDLVTCPSCKGTGQRHDFDCRSCGGEGQVYRRQLAWIED, encoded by the coding sequence ATGGCGAGCAACACCAAGCCCGAAGGCAAAGGGAAGCTGTCGGAGGTCGAAGCGGCGATCCGCCTGCGGATGTCGCCGGAACTGCTCGAACACTTCACGCGCTACGGGGCCAAGGCCGGCATCCGGCGCAAGCTCGCGTGCGAGACCGCGGACGGGCTGCGCTGGTACGAGGAAGCCGAGCTCGCCGCCTTCGACAAGTTCCTGCGGGAACCTTGGCCGGTCAAGGAAGGCAAGACGCGTCCGCACATGCCCGAGAAGGTCCGCCTGGAGATCAAGCTTGAGGCGAACTGCGGCTGCGCGATCTGCAACCACGGCGCGAACTGCGAGGCCGCGCATATCGAGCCCGTCTCGCAAACCCTGAGCCACCATCCCGCCGGTCTCATCTGGCTCTGCCCGAACCACCACACGGACTTCGACAAGGGCCTGTACATGCCCCGCGACGTCGACCTCGCGACCGTGCGGGCCGTGAAGCAGATGCTCGTCAACCGGCGCGTGCGGGGGTGGACCATCGAACGGAACGCGAGCCTCGCCGTCCTGCAACTCGTCCGGCAGATCGAGGAGATCGGCGGCCTGCTGGCCAACGCGCAGTTCGCCGCGGCCCACGGCGCCGCGGTTGCCCTTGCTGAACAGGACATCGTCGCGCTGGAGGAGACCGCGAGCAGGGCCGCGACCGCGAAGCCGACGGCCGGTCCCGTCGGCCGGTCCTACGGCAAGTTCGCGGCCAAGGTCGCCAGCTCGGCGAAGGGAGCCCGTACGCTGCCCGGGGCTCGGATACCGACGTTCGCCGCGGCCGTCGTCGAGGCGCGGGACGAGTTCCTGCGGGACGCCTCGATGACCGCCTGCCCGCTCTGCGGGGGTGCGGGCTCGTGGGACGGCTCCGATTGCCCGGCCTGCGGGGGCGAAGGCTACATCGGCACGGCGGAGGCCCGTCGAATCGACGTATCGGCTTACCAAGCCGTCGATTGCCCGGTCTGCGACGGGCTGGGCCAGCGCAACGGGAGCCCATGCACGGCCTGCGGCGGCGAGCGTCGCATGCAGCGTCGCCACGCGGAAGCGGTCGACGCCAGGGACTACCAGGAAGTGCCCTGTCCCGTCTGCGCGGGCGTCGGGCGCCGGCAGGGCGAGGAGTGCCCGGCCTGCGGCGGCGAGAGGTCGATGGAGCGGCACGTCGCCGACAGGATCGATCCAACCGCATACGACGAGGTCGATTGCCCCCTCTGCCACGGAAGCGGGCGACGGGACGGCCTCGATTGCCCCGTGTGCCAGGGCGACGGGCGGGTCGAGGCACGGCACGCCGAGCGCGTCGACCTGTCGGACTACGCCGAAGTGCCGTGCCGCCTCTGCGGCGGCAGCGGACAGGTCAACGGCTACGACTGCCCACCCTGTGGCGGCGACGGGCGCATGGAACGGCAGCGGGCGGACCGGTACGACTGGTCACAGTATGACTTGGTGACGTGCCCGAGCTGCAAGGGGACGGGGCAGCGGCACGACTTCGATTGCCGGTCCTGTGGCGGCGAGGGTCAGGTGTACCGGCGGCAGCTCGCTTGGATCGAGGATTAG
- a CDS encoding multidrug ABC transporter ATPase, producing MLTPPIIHDLIHWTLGLDHPHTHWWIDLVTVLVLVVAPAWTAWLAVRSGLRWAAARRHRTRGTAALPPPAASLDAAGRPGARPAVAARLESYVVRATSRLQFRLVLLSVLTLPAAWLLLEIPKHIINHALADDTGDGHPKMAFLGVQLGRVELLFALCASYLAVLTLSGLAKYAVNRVRGRVNERLVRRLRLAIVRRARGERSPERRATLAAVAVQEVEPIGYFGGSLVVVPLVQGGTLVTSIVFLLLQNAALALAALIMLPVQLSILPRLQGRLNAKVRQRVHATRELGALLTAPADARQAGRAACEPSDLSRQMLQARKLEGVRIEINDLKGRLKGLYNYTSNLTPFFFFSIGGYLVVQGQLSLGALVAALAAYKEIAPAMRELFDFAQDWSDASARFEEVTKALGPAGPGDRATERSARDRTVRAA from the coding sequence TTGCTGACCCCGCCGATCATCCACGACCTGATCCATTGGACGTTGGGCCTCGACCACCCCCACACCCACTGGTGGATCGACCTCGTCACGGTCCTGGTCCTCGTCGTGGCGCCTGCCTGGACCGCTTGGCTCGCCGTCCGGTCGGGCCTGCGCTGGGCCGCCGCCCGGCGGCATCGCACCCGCGGGACGGCGGCGCTTCCGCCGCCCGCCGCGTCCCTGGACGCGGCGGGACGGCCAGGCGCCCGCCCGGCCGTGGCGGCGCGGCTGGAATCCTACGTCGTGCGTGCGACCTCGCGGCTGCAGTTCCGTCTCGTGCTCCTCTCCGTCCTGACGCTGCCGGCGGCCTGGCTGCTCCTTGAGATCCCCAAGCACATCATCAACCACGCCCTCGCCGACGATACGGGCGACGGTCACCCGAAGATGGCCTTCCTCGGCGTCCAGCTGGGCCGCGTCGAGCTGCTGTTCGCGCTGTGCGCCAGCTACCTGGCCGTGCTCACGCTCAGCGGCCTCGCCAAGTACGCGGTCAATCGGGTCCGGGGGCGCGTGAACGAGCGCCTCGTGCGCCGCCTCCGCCTCGCCATCGTCCGCCGCGCGCGCGGCGAGCGCTCCCCCGAACGGCGGGCCACGCTGGCCGCCGTCGCGGTCCAGGAGGTCGAGCCCATCGGCTATTTCGGCGGCAGCCTGGTGGTCGTGCCACTCGTCCAAGGCGGCACGCTCGTGACCAGCATCGTGTTCCTCCTCCTGCAGAACGCCGCCCTGGCGCTGGCGGCCCTGATCATGCTGCCGGTCCAGCTGTCTATCCTGCCGCGGTTGCAGGGGCGGTTGAACGCGAAGGTCCGCCAAAGGGTGCATGCCACGCGGGAGCTGGGGGCGCTCCTCACCGCTCCCGCGGACGCGCGACAAGCCGGCCGCGCGGCGTGCGAGCCCTCCGACCTGAGCCGGCAGATGCTTCAGGCTCGGAAGCTTGAGGGGGTGCGCATCGAGATCAACGACCTGAAGGGCCGCCTCAAGGGCCTCTACAACTACACCTCGAACCTCACCCCGTTCTTCTTCTTCTCGATCGGCGGCTACCTCGTCGTGCAGGGTCAGCTCTCGCTCGGCGCGCTCGTCGCAGCCCTGGCCGCCTACAAGGAGATCGCCCCGGCCATGCGCGAGCTGTTCGACTTCGCCCAGGACTGGTCCGACGCGAGCGCGCGCTTCGAGGAGGTCACCAAGGCCCTCGGGCCGGCCGGGCCTGGGGATCGCGCGACGGAGAGGTCGGCGCGCGACCGGACCGTTCGGGCGGCCTGA
- a CDS encoding heavy metal translocating P-type ATPase, protein MDHGHHAHHAHGHRHGHGVACAAGETATDPVCGMRVDPAATPHHAEHEHATYHFCSAGCRAKFVAEPARYLAADKGPPDAPGGAIYTCPMHPEIRRDRPGSCPICGMALEPLTPTSGPVENAELKDMSRRFWVGLVLTLPVFALEMGGHLTGLVDRLGLQTSNWVQLLLASPVVLWAGWPFFERGWQSLVNRRLNMFTLIALGTGAAYLYSVAATVAPGLFPEGLRGHGGAVPAYFEAAAVITVLVLLGQVLELGARERTSGAIRALLDLAPQKALRLGMGGADEEVLVSAVAVGDRLRVRPGEKVPVDGEVVEGRSAVDEAMISGEPIPVSKEPGSLVVGGSLNTTGGFVMRATRVGSETTLARIVAMVAEAQRSRAPVQRLVDDAAAWFVPVVISVAALAFVAWMAFGPEPRFTYALLAAVAVLIIACPCALGLATPMSIMVGVGRGAQDGVLVKNAEALERLEKVDTLVIDKTGTLTEGKPKVTAVLPAPGFTDAEVLRLAAAVERASEHPLALAIVRAAEARGVPGAVASDFEAPTGKGALGTVEGRRVAIGNGRFLEEQGTDVTLLQARAEEVRSRGATAVLVAAGGKPAGVIAIQDPVKTSTFEALRRLRGEGLRIVMLTGDSRTTAEFVARSLGIDEVEAEILPDRKAEVVRTLQGQGAVVAMAGDGINDAPALAAADVGIAMGGGTDVAIESAGVTLLRGDLVGIVRARRLSRATMRNIRQNLFFAFIYNALGVPVAAGLLYPFLGILLSPVIAAAAMALSSVSVIGNALRLRTTRIG, encoded by the coding sequence ATGGACCACGGTCACCACGCGCACCATGCCCACGGGCACCGTCACGGCCACGGCGTGGCGTGCGCGGCCGGGGAAACCGCGACGGACCCCGTCTGCGGCATGCGGGTCGACCCTGCGGCCACGCCCCACCATGCCGAGCACGAGCACGCGACCTACCACTTCTGCTCGGCGGGCTGCCGCGCGAAGTTCGTGGCCGAGCCGGCACGCTACCTGGCGGCTGACAAAGGGCCGCCGGACGCCCCTGGCGGGGCGATCTACACCTGTCCGATGCACCCGGAGATCCGCCGCGACCGACCGGGCAGCTGCCCGATCTGCGGGATGGCGCTGGAGCCGCTCACGCCGACGAGCGGCCCGGTCGAGAACGCCGAGCTCAAGGACATGAGCCGCCGCTTCTGGGTCGGCCTCGTCCTGACCCTGCCCGTCTTCGCCCTGGAGATGGGGGGACATCTGACCGGCCTCGTCGACCGCCTCGGCCTGCAAACCTCGAACTGGGTCCAGCTGCTGCTCGCCTCGCCGGTCGTCCTCTGGGCGGGGTGGCCGTTCTTCGAGCGGGGCTGGCAGTCGCTGGTGAACCGCCGCCTCAACATGTTCACCCTCATCGCCCTCGGGACCGGCGCGGCCTACCTCTACAGCGTCGCCGCGACCGTGGCGCCGGGGCTCTTCCCCGAAGGGCTGCGCGGCCATGGCGGGGCGGTGCCGGCCTATTTCGAGGCCGCGGCGGTCATCACCGTCCTGGTGCTGCTCGGGCAGGTGCTGGAACTCGGGGCCCGCGAGCGCACCTCGGGCGCGATCCGGGCGCTGCTCGACCTCGCCCCGCAGAAGGCCTTGCGTCTCGGGATGGGAGGGGCCGACGAGGAGGTGCTCGTCTCGGCGGTGGCGGTCGGGGACCGCCTGCGCGTCCGACCCGGCGAGAAGGTGCCGGTCGACGGCGAGGTCGTGGAGGGGCGCTCGGCCGTGGACGAGGCGATGATCAGCGGCGAGCCGATCCCCGTCTCGAAGGAGCCCGGCTCCCTCGTGGTGGGCGGGAGCCTGAACACGACCGGGGGCTTCGTCATGCGCGCGACGCGTGTCGGGTCCGAGACCACGCTGGCCCGCATCGTCGCGATGGTCGCCGAGGCCCAGCGCTCGCGCGCCCCCGTCCAGCGCCTGGTGGACGATGCGGCGGCCTGGTTCGTCCCCGTGGTGATCTCCGTCGCCGCCCTCGCCTTCGTCGCCTGGATGGCCTTCGGGCCGGAGCCACGCTTCACCTACGCCCTCCTCGCGGCGGTCGCGGTCCTCATCATCGCCTGCCCCTGCGCCCTCGGCCTGGCGACGCCGATGTCGATCATGGTCGGGGTCGGTCGCGGCGCCCAGGACGGGGTGCTGGTCAAGAACGCCGAGGCCCTGGAGCGGTTGGAGAAGGTCGACACGCTCGTCATCGACAAGACCGGGACCCTGACCGAGGGCAAGCCCAAGGTCACCGCCGTGCTGCCGGCCCCCGGTTTCACGGACGCCGAGGTGCTGCGCCTCGCCGCCGCGGTCGAACGCGCGAGCGAGCATCCCCTGGCCCTCGCCATCGTCCGGGCCGCGGAAGCGCGCGGCGTCCCGGGGGCCGTGGCGTCCGACTTCGAGGCCCCGACCGGCAAGGGGGCGCTCGGCACGGTCGAGGGACGGCGCGTGGCCATCGGCAACGGGCGTTTCCTGGAGGAGCAGGGGACGGACGTGACGCTGCTCCAGGCGCGGGCCGAGGAGGTGCGCAGCCGGGGCGCGACGGCGGTCCTCGTCGCCGCGGGCGGGAAGCCGGCCGGCGTCATCGCCATCCAGGACCCCGTCAAGACGAGCACGTTCGAGGCCTTGCGAAGGCTGCGGGGGGAAGGCTTGCGCATCGTCATGTTGACCGGCGACAGCCGGACCACGGCCGAGTTCGTCGCCAGGTCGCTCGGCATCGACGAGGTCGAGGCCGAGATCCTTCCCGACCGGAAGGCGGAGGTGGTCAGGACGCTCCAGGGCCAGGGCGCGGTCGTGGCGATGGCCGGCGACGGGATCAACGACGCGCCGGCCCTCGCCGCAGCGGACGTCGGCATCGCGATGGGCGGCGGCACCGACGTGGCCATCGAGAGCGCGGGCGTGACGCTGCTCCGCGGGGACCTGGTCGGCATCGTCAGGGCCCGGCGCCTGTCCCGGGCGACGATGCGCAACATCCGCCAGAACCTGTTCTTCGCCTTCATCTACAACGCGCTGGGCGTGCCGGTCGCCGCCGGGCTGCTCTACCCGTTCCTCGGCATCCTGCTCTCGCCCGTCATCGCGGCGGCCGCCATGGCGCTCTCGTCGGTGAGCGTGATCGGGAACGCCCTGCGCCTCCGCACGACGCGGATCGGCTGA
- a CDS encoding lytic transglycosylase domain-containing protein: MLAREAEARGVPPAIADAVAYVESGYDAGAVGGVGELGLMQVRPTTAAMLGHTGPAGALLDPATNVRFGVAYLARAWKLTQGDLCRTLMKYRAGHGEERMSPRSATYCQRVRVRLAATDASLAGTAPPPFRGSVRGVPAARVTESDPRSAIARRLWAEHAARVRGIGARIDRIMGGG; the protein is encoded by the coding sequence ATGCTCGCGCGCGAGGCCGAAGCGCGCGGAGTGCCCCCGGCCATCGCCGATGCCGTCGCGTACGTGGAGAGCGGGTACGATGCCGGCGCGGTCGGCGGGGTCGGCGAGCTCGGACTGATGCAGGTCCGGCCGACAACCGCGGCCATGCTCGGTCACACGGGTCCCGCCGGGGCCCTCCTCGATCCCGCGACCAACGTCCGCTTCGGCGTCGCCTACCTCGCACGAGCTTGGAAGCTCACGCAGGGCGATCTCTGCCGCACGCTGATGAAGTACAGGGCGGGTCATGGCGAGGAGCGGATGAGCCCGCGCTCCGCCACCTACTGCCAGCGGGTGCGGGTCCGCCTCGCGGCGACCGACGCTTCCCTCGCCGGGACCGCCCCACCCCCCTTCCGGGGAAGCGTCCGCGGGGTTCCCGCGGCGCGCGTCACGGAAAGCGACCCCCGTTCGGCAATCGCGCGGCGCCTGTGGGCCGAGCATGCGGCCCGTGTCCGCGGCATCGGGGCGCGCATCGACCGCATCATGGGCGGCGGCTGA
- a CDS encoding aminoglycoside adenylyltransferase domain-containing protein, translating into MTTHPLALGVTGAYLAMVDTVVPDFVEALYLVGSVAMGDFRPPLSDVNFVAVSQARPGRGEVAALAEAHAGLARGWPAPALDGVYLTWDDLRAGPLAVPNGPCVRQGRFFASGCHDRHPLTWSVLRASAVTIRGPLCAGTGLWRGTTHLERWALASVDERRRAGLGPDTADATLLAANGVERFVLGMCRLHYVLATGVVPSKSDAGLYGLITFQPEWHRIIDEALRIRREPGAECLYATPGERGRDALAFVRLVADDARTLVVGPGGSGPG; encoded by the coding sequence ATGACCACGCACCCGCTCGCACTCGGCGTCACAGGCGCCTACCTCGCCATGGTCGATACCGTCGTCCCTGACTTCGTCGAGGCCTTGTACCTCGTCGGTTCCGTCGCCATGGGCGACTTTCGGCCCCCGCTCAGCGACGTGAATTTCGTGGCGGTGTCCCAGGCTCGCCCGGGCCGGGGCGAGGTGGCCGCCCTCGCCGAGGCCCATGCCGGCCTCGCCCGCGGCTGGCCGGCCCCGGCGCTCGACGGCGTCTACCTGACCTGGGACGACCTGCGGGCCGGCCCGCTTGCCGTCCCGAACGGCCCCTGCGTCCGGCAAGGGCGATTCTTCGCGTCGGGATGCCACGACCGGCATCCGCTCACCTGGAGCGTCCTGAGGGCCAGCGCGGTCACCATCCGCGGTCCGCTCTGCGCGGGCACCGGGCTCTGGCGTGGAACGACCCACCTGGAACGGTGGGCCCTGGCCAGCGTCGACGAACGCCGGCGCGCTGGACTCGGACCCGATACGGCGGACGCGACGCTCCTCGCGGCGAACGGGGTCGAACGGTTCGTCCTCGGCATGTGCCGGCTCCATTACGTCCTCGCGACCGGGGTCGTGCCCTCGAAGAGCGACGCCGGCCTGTACGGGTTGATCACCTTCCAGCCGGAGTGGCATCGCATCATCGACGAGGCCCTGCGCATCCGCAGGGAACCGGGGGCGGAATGCCTCTACGCGACGCCCGGCGAGCGCGGCCGCGACGCGTTGGCTTTCGTCCGCCTCGTCGCGGACGACGCACGAACGCTCGTCGTCGGTCCTGGCGGTTCCGGACCGGGCTGA
- a CDS encoding outer membrane protein: protein MARTLGLLGCGLISATFAAPSHAADLPPAAPMPELRGTLAPEAEVSGFYLRGDIGFSNQSVERLSNSLDALGTIEKVNLGFAGAPLAGGGAGYRFGRWFRADVTGEYRSAAAFTGLERYRDASLPLGYGTDEYTASKREVAVLLNGYVDLGNWYGLTPFLGAGVGAVRITLDNFKDTNVVTQGLAYAKAGSKTNLAWALHAGVGYEVSPSFTVELAYRYLNLGDGKTGTVYNYAGQCGSCEALTFKNVDSHDVKLGLRWAPWAATAPAEQAPLVRRY, encoded by the coding sequence ATGGCGCGAACGCTCGGCCTGCTCGGCTGCGGCCTGATCTCCGCGACGTTCGCGGCACCGTCACACGCGGCTGACCTGCCGCCGGCCGCGCCGATGCCGGAACTGCGCGGAACGCTCGCGCCGGAGGCCGAGGTGTCGGGCTTTTACCTCCGCGGCGACATCGGTTTCAGCAACCAATCCGTGGAACGGCTCTCCAACAGCCTGGACGCGCTCGGGACGATCGAGAAGGTCAATCTGGGTTTCGCGGGCGCCCCGCTCGCGGGCGGCGGCGCCGGCTACCGCTTCGGCCGGTGGTTCCGGGCCGACGTCACGGGCGAGTATCGCAGCGCCGCCGCGTTCACCGGGCTTGAGCGCTACCGCGACGCGAGCCTGCCGCTCGGGTACGGCACCGACGAGTACACCGCGTCGAAGCGTGAAGTGGCCGTGCTTCTCAACGGCTACGTCGATCTCGGCAATTGGTACGGCCTCACGCCGTTCCTGGGCGCCGGCGTCGGCGCGGTGCGGATCACGCTCGACAATTTCAAGGACACGAACGTCGTCACGCAGGGCCTCGCCTACGCGAAGGCAGGCTCGAAGACGAACCTCGCTTGGGCGTTGCACGCGGGTGTCGGCTACGAGGTGAGCCCGAGCTTCACGGTCGAGCTCGCATACCGCTACCTCAATCTCGGAGACGGAAAGACCGGCACTGTCTACAACTATGCCGGCCAGTGCGGGTCTTGCGAGGCGCTGACCTTCAAGAACGTCGATTCGCACGACGTGAAGCTCGGCTTGCGCTGGGCACCATGGGCCGCGACCGCTCCGGCCGAGCAGGCGCCGCTGGTGCGCCGGTACTGA